A part of Scophthalmus maximus strain ysfricsl-2021 chromosome 20, ASM2237912v1, whole genome shotgun sequence genomic DNA contains:
- the LOC118285529 gene encoding type-4 ice-structuring protein LS-12, which produces MKFSLVAALVVVLAVAHGSEAGSLVKRDVQAEVDKITKLIRDMSATFTRETQDIVEKVKALEVTNSAQTYMEASKAQIQPLVDKVQAEATRMQEQLKPFLANIEDQLKPLGDNVNVHVKPLTDMMASFFQQVVDQTKALLPPQ; this is translated from the exons ATGAAATTCTCCCTCGTCGCCGCTCTTGTTGTTGTGCTGGCTGTGGCCCATG GCTCTGAGGCCGGGTCACTGGTGAAGCGTGACGTCCAGGCTGAAGTGGACAAGATCACCAAGCTCATCAGGGACATGTCTGCCACCTTCACCAGGGAAACCCAGGACATTGTGGAGAAGGTGAAGGCTCTTGAGGTGACCAACAGTGCCCA GACTTACATGGAGGCCAGCAAGGCCCAGATCCAGCCACTGGTTGACAAGGTCCAGGCCGAGGCCACCAGGATGCAGGAGCAGCTCAAGCCCTTCCTCGCCAACATCGAGGACCAGCTCAAGCCCCTGGGTGACAACGTCAACGTCCACGTCAAGCCTCTGACTGACATGATGGCGAGCTTCTTCCAGCAGGTGGTGGACCAGACCAAGGCCCTGCTCCCCCCTCAGTAA